The following nucleotide sequence is from Chloroflexota bacterium.
GAAGCCCGGCCCTCGAAGGTGACCATCAGCTTCGATTCCGGCGAACCCGAGACCTACGAGGCGATGCGCAAGGGCGCCACCTTCGATCGCGTGCTGGAGCGCGTCCTGCGGTTTCTCGAGGCCCGCAAGCGACTCCCCGGCCCGAAGCCTTACGTCGTCATGCAAGTGATCCAGCTTTGGGAGAAGTCGATGGGCATCGGCGCCCGCCCGGTGATCCCGGCTCATTTCACGGATCGCTTCGCCGGCTTGCCGGTCGACGAGTGGGACACCTTCTGGGCTCACGGATGGGCGGGCACGCTGACCGACTCCGACTTCTACACGGCGCGCCCCCACGGTCCCGTCTACTACCCCTGCAACTGGCTGTGGAAGTCCATGGCGGTCTACTGGGACGGCCGAGTGCCGTCGTGCTGCGCCGACTTCGCCGAAGAGCAAATCATGGGCGACCTCAGCACGCAGTCGATCCAGGAGGTCTGGAACAGCGACGCCTATCGGGCCATCCGCGAGGCGCACACCGGGGGACAGTTGGCCGACTATCCGCTGTGCGCCGGCTGCGACGCCAAGTGGCAGGAAGACACCCCGCTCTGGCGGGCATTTGCCGGCGCCCGATCGGTCGCCACCACCGAGCCGCTGCCCGTATTGCAGAACGGTCGCGCGAACGGCCACGCCGGATAGGCTTTCGCGAGGGCGGGTGACGTTTGGCTCGCCCGGTTGATCGCGGGTCACTCTGTTCGAGACTGCGAGCGGTCGGCGGGGGACCCCCTCACCCTAACCCTCTCCCACGGAGGGGAGAGGGGACCAGACCGGAGACGCGGAGAGGGAAACCGACTGGTGCTAGTCAATGTGACCCGGGCCCGTCCGGTTGTGACGCCGAACGGTCGGTGCTAGCGTCGCGAGCATGCGCCTAACGCTGGTGTCGAACATATTTCCGCCCGCCGTCGGCGGCCCCGCCACGCACGTGTATCACCTGGCCGAGTCGCTGCATCAGCGCGGCCACACGGTGCGCGTGATCGCCGGTACCGACGATCCCGAGGGCGCGGTCAAGGTTCCCTATCCCCTCGTGCGGGTGTCGTGGAGCATGCCGGTGCCGATCCGCTATCTCCGAGTCATGTGGCACACCTGGCGCGCGGCGTTGCAGTCCGACGTGGTGTACATCAACGGCATCGAGCTCCCCGCCAGCCTCGGGGCGCTGCTGGCCGGCCGCCCGCGCGTGCTCAAGGTGGTGGGC
It contains:
- a CDS encoding radical SAM/SPASM domain-containing protein encodes the protein MNSVTQAKDLVLKFRRHKAVAHPGLARFAYHWMRGTSELPYGPLKMHVEPTSFCNLRCPMCPQSVGANSTNGFMEMDLFNKIIDEARHFTREINLFFRGESLMHKGIYEMIETCERAGIAAHINTNATLWRDDAIANLLEARPSKVTISFDSGEPETYEAMRKGATFDRVLERVLRFLEARKRLPGPKPYVVMQVIQLWEKSMGIGARPVIPAHFTDRFAGLPVDEWDTFWAHGWAGTLTDSDFYTARPHGPVYYPCNWLWKSMAVYWDGRVPSCCADFAEEQIMGDLSTQSIQEVWNSDAYRAIREAHTGGQLADYPLCAGCDAKWQEDTPLWRAFAGARSVATTEPLPVLQNGRANGHAG